Proteins encoded together in one Planctomyces sp. SH-PL14 window:
- a CDS encoding sulfatase, protein MKPLTVLLALIASLPFTAQAADPPARPNFLFLFSDDHAQHAISAYGSKVNSTPHLDRLANEGARFTNSFVTNSICTPSRATLLTGQYSHKNGVPVFNRFDGSRDHVAKHLQAAGYHTGVVGKWHLGSDPTGFDRWIVLPGQGAYWNPQFLVPGHRLTIEGHCTEITGELGIEFLETRPKDKPFFLMLHQKAPHRAWEPDERNKAIFKDKVIPEPETLWDDYATRPAALPENEQTVARDLTRRDLKLEPPADLQTPQQRNMWLNVKPMEVVVDGKTLKGQELVRWKYQRYMQDYLACVQGLDDSIGKVLDYLDRTGLAANTYVFYSADNGWYLGDLGLYDKRFMYEPGLRVPLLIRGPGIRAGITPEQFTANIDLAPTFLDLAGLPVPDFMQGRSLAPLLKGDAPADWRTTVYYRYYHDPGHHNTRAHYGVRTATHKLIHYWKKDAYELFDLAADPTEQKNLLFGEGARSPAVAAKFDELKKELVRLQQEYQDDGRYADPETWPKGGSDGPFEGKQPMGLRSVSQAIAASRAK, encoded by the coding sequence ATGAAGCCGCTCACTGTCCTCCTGGCCCTGATCGCGTCGCTTCCATTCACCGCTCAGGCCGCGGACCCGCCCGCCCGGCCGAACTTCCTCTTCCTCTTCTCCGACGACCACGCGCAGCACGCCATCTCGGCCTACGGCTCCAAGGTCAACAGCACACCACACCTCGACCGGCTGGCCAACGAAGGAGCCCGCTTCACCAACTCCTTCGTCACCAACTCCATCTGCACCCCCAGCCGCGCCACCCTCCTCACCGGGCAATACTCACACAAAAACGGCGTCCCGGTCTTCAACCGCTTCGACGGCTCCCGCGACCACGTCGCCAAACACCTCCAGGCCGCCGGCTATCACACCGGCGTCGTCGGCAAGTGGCACCTCGGCTCCGACCCCACCGGCTTCGACCGCTGGATCGTCCTCCCCGGCCAGGGGGCCTACTGGAACCCGCAGTTCCTCGTCCCCGGCCACCGGCTCACCATCGAAGGACACTGCACCGAAATCACCGGCGAGCTGGGCATTGAGTTCCTCGAGACCCGCCCCAAGGACAAGCCGTTCTTCCTGATGCTCCACCAGAAGGCCCCCCACCGCGCCTGGGAGCCCGATGAACGGAACAAGGCGATCTTCAAGGACAAGGTCATCCCCGAGCCGGAAACCCTCTGGGACGACTACGCGACCCGTCCCGCCGCGCTCCCGGAGAACGAGCAGACCGTGGCCCGCGACCTCACCCGGCGGGACCTCAAGCTCGAGCCCCCCGCCGATCTCCAGACGCCCCAGCAGCGGAACATGTGGCTCAACGTGAAGCCGATGGAGGTCGTCGTCGACGGCAAGACCCTCAAGGGCCAGGAACTCGTCCGCTGGAAGTACCAGCGGTACATGCAGGACTACCTCGCCTGCGTCCAGGGGCTCGACGACAGCATCGGCAAGGTCCTCGACTATCTCGACCGGACCGGGCTTGCCGCCAACACCTACGTCTTCTATTCGGCAGACAACGGCTGGTACCTCGGCGATCTGGGCCTCTATGACAAGCGGTTCATGTACGAGCCGGGACTGCGGGTACCGCTCCTGATCCGCGGCCCGGGGATCCGCGCCGGGATCACGCCGGAGCAGTTCACGGCCAACATCGACCTCGCACCGACGTTCCTCGACCTCGCCGGCCTCCCGGTCCCGGACTTCATGCAGGGACGCAGCCTCGCCCCCCTCCTCAAGGGGGATGCGCCGGCCGACTGGCGGACCACGGTCTATTACCGCTACTACCACGACCCCGGCCACCACAACACCCGGGCGCACTATGGCGTCCGGACGGCGACGCACAAGCTGATCCACTACTGGAAGAAGGACGCCTACGAGCTGTTCGATCTCGCGGCCGATCCGACCGAACAGAAGAACCTGCTGTTCGGCGAGGGAGCCAGGTCTCCCGCGGTCGCGGCGAAGTTCGACGAGCTCAAGAAGGAGCTGGTCCGGCTGCAGCAGGAGTATCAGGACGACGGCCGCTATGCCGATCCCGAGACCTGGCCGAAGGGTGGCTCCGACGGCCCGTTCGAGGGGAAGCAGCCGATGGGCCTGCGAAGCGTCTCCCAGGCGATCGCCGCCTCGCGGGCCAAGTGA
- a CDS encoding DUF1501 domain-containing protein: protein MIDIPLSATSSRTCDGVSRRSMLRVGSLALGGLSMASWARSAAADGTGDRPKKAVIQIWQAGGPSHIDMYDLKPAAPAEYRGEFRPITTNVGGIVIGEHLPYQSQVMDKLAIVRSAFHTNAGHGMGSQWMLTGWQPTIEVDNNVYPSCGSIVARLRGANSPELPAYVNLPRMLNLGKSAYLGASFNPFAPDNDPNNDGFQVRNLKLPGRVDLSRLENRRSLIGKLDTVRRDLDAQGDMKEVDKFYAQGLDMVTNDRALKAFDIKAEAPALRDRYGRNDLGQSCLLARRLVEAGVTYITIQAGGGWDTHGDNFKQLKDNLLPKYDRALAALVTDLSDRGLTKDVLVMAFGEFGRTPRINPGAGRDHWPGAMSVVMAGGGLKMGQAIGETDSKAEYPISKPYSPGCVLSTMYHVLGVDYRHNFFDQAQRPLAVLPEGTPIPELI from the coding sequence ATGATCGACATCCCCCTGAGTGCGACGTCTTCCCGGACCTGCGATGGCGTGAGCCGGCGGAGCATGCTCCGCGTCGGTTCGCTGGCCCTCGGCGGGCTGTCGATGGCCAGTTGGGCCCGAAGCGCAGCGGCCGATGGCACCGGCGACCGGCCGAAGAAGGCGGTCATCCAGATCTGGCAGGCCGGGGGGCCGAGCCACATCGACATGTACGACCTGAAGCCCGCCGCGCCGGCCGAGTACCGCGGCGAGTTCCGGCCGATCACAACCAACGTCGGCGGAATCGTGATCGGCGAGCATCTCCCCTACCAGTCGCAGGTGATGGACAAGCTGGCGATCGTCCGCTCCGCGTTCCACACGAACGCCGGGCACGGCATGGGCTCGCAGTGGATGCTCACCGGCTGGCAGCCGACGATCGAAGTCGACAACAACGTCTACCCCTCCTGCGGCTCGATCGTGGCTCGGCTGCGGGGGGCTAACTCCCCCGAGCTCCCCGCCTACGTGAACCTGCCGCGGATGCTGAACCTCGGAAAGTCCGCCTACCTGGGGGCGTCGTTCAACCCCTTCGCCCCTGACAACGACCCGAACAACGACGGCTTCCAGGTCCGGAACCTCAAGCTCCCCGGCCGCGTCGACCTCTCCCGGCTCGAGAACCGCCGGAGCCTCATCGGCAAGCTCGACACTGTCCGCCGCGACCTCGACGCCCAGGGCGATATGAAGGAAGTCGACAAGTTCTACGCCCAGGGGCTCGACATGGTGACGAACGACCGGGCCCTGAAGGCGTTCGACATCAAGGCCGAAGCCCCCGCGCTCCGCGACCGCTACGGGCGGAACGACCTCGGCCAGAGCTGCCTGCTCGCCCGGCGGCTCGTCGAAGCGGGGGTAACCTACATCACGATTCAGGCCGGCGGCGGTTGGGACACCCACGGGGACAACTTCAAGCAGCTCAAGGACAACCTGCTCCCCAAGTACGACCGGGCCCTCGCGGCCCTCGTCACCGACCTGTCGGACCGGGGGCTGACCAAAGACGTCCTCGTGATGGCCTTCGGCGAGTTCGGGCGGACCCCGCGGATCAATCCGGGAGCGGGACGCGACCACTGGCCAGGGGCGATGTCGGTCGTCATGGCCGGCGGCGGACTCAAGATGGGGCAGGCGATCGGCGAGACCGACTCGAAGGCCGAGTACCCGATCAGCAAACCGTACTCACCGGGCTGCGTCCTCTCGACGATGTATCACGTCCTGGGGGTCGACTACCGCCATAACTTCTTCGATCAGGCCCAGCGGCCGCTGGCGGTGCTGCCCGAAGGAACGCCGATCCCCGAGTTGATCTGA
- the accB gene encoding acetyl-CoA carboxylase biotin carboxyl carrier protein, producing MAQSSETFDLDKLQQLIELMEKHDLREVRLRRGDQQWLLRRGTKELVPAVPMHPMAGYPSIPLPAAPMAHAAPAPVAAAPAAAAPAAPAADVGTPVKSPMVGSFYASPQPGEPAFVKVGDKVKADTTVCLVEAMKFFNPIKADVAGTITKILAKDGDAVEFGQTLFLVKAD from the coding sequence ATGGCCCAGTCCAGTGAGACGTTCGATCTCGACAAACTGCAGCAGCTGATCGAGCTGATGGAGAAGCACGACCTTCGCGAAGTCCGCCTTCGCCGGGGCGACCAGCAGTGGCTCCTCCGCCGCGGCACCAAGGAACTCGTGCCCGCCGTGCCGATGCACCCGATGGCCGGCTACCCGTCGATCCCGCTTCCGGCCGCTCCCATGGCTCACGCCGCGCCGGCTCCGGTCGCTGCGGCTCCCGCGGCCGCCGCTCCCGCCGCCCCGGCGGCTGACGTCGGAACGCCGGTCAAGAGCCCGATGGTCGGGTCGTTCTACGCGTCGCCGCAGCCGGGCGAGCCCGCCTTCGTCAAGGTGGGGGACAAGGTCAAGGCGGATACGACCGTCTGCCTCGTCGAGGCGATGAAGTTCTTCAACCCGATCAAGGCGGACGTTGCCGGAACGATCACCAAGATCCTGGCCAAGGACGGGGACGCCGTGGAATTCGGCCAGACCCTGTTCCTGGTGAAGGCGGACTGA
- the rho gene encoding transcription termination factor Rho: protein MPTNRSRSTSGSSRSTTPRRTTRKKAEPVESIPEQDDVALGFDYEESADADFGDEEPAEEEAVAEEAPKKRRAPAKAKAAAPKKRRSTKAAEAEAEEAPAPRGKAAPVEADDDFGAGVDVPEPTPAPSPMRAAASKPAPPVVVKENTYASYGRDDDDEADEFEDGDFEDEGETAQGSGEGGEEGDPGRKKKRRRRRRKKKGAAGEGAPEGGAAPAAPAPRSEGPMDRGPGGGGGGGGMPQRNFRDRGNFQQGGGGGGYQGRYDRGPQGGGGGRYQQDRGPGGPGGNRYNDRPQQQQYGARRPPNRGGMPTAKYQRNAPPVDMGAVQTGTLEGVLELHPKGYGFLRDASNDFGARETDAFVSSSFVERHHLREGILLKGEVGPGSRGQGPRLLSIESIDGKPVEDYEALKHFDTLTAINPFELIKLESGSTPISMRVMDLLCPIGKGQRALIVAPPRSGKTMLLQDIANSVSKNHPEIHLIVLLIDERPEEVTEMKKTVRGEIIASSMDRDIESHVRISQLIVERGKRIAESGKDCFILLDSITRTARAFNKWVGGGRDAKIQTGGLDVRAMEIPRKMFGTARRFEEGGSLTVCGTCLVDTGSKMDDAIFQEFKGTGNMEMVLSRDLADRRIWPAIDITKSGTRREEKLLSPEVYDGVTMLRRSLINMNPVEAMEQLSRTLAKFPSNKEFLERLKNIL from the coding sequence ATGCCCACCAATCGCTCACGTTCTACGTCCGGCAGCAGCCGGTCGACCACTCCCCGCCGCACCACCCGCAAGAAGGCGGAGCCGGTGGAGTCGATCCCGGAGCAGGACGATGTCGCTCTCGGCTTCGACTACGAAGAATCGGCCGACGCCGACTTCGGCGATGAAGAGCCGGCCGAAGAAGAAGCGGTCGCCGAAGAAGCCCCCAAGAAACGCCGCGCTCCCGCCAAGGCCAAGGCCGCCGCTCCCAAGAAGCGCCGCTCCACCAAGGCCGCCGAAGCCGAGGCCGAAGAAGCTCCGGCTCCCCGCGGCAAGGCCGCCCCGGTCGAAGCGGACGATGACTTCGGCGCCGGGGTCGATGTCCCCGAGCCGACTCCCGCTCCGTCCCCCATGCGGGCCGCGGCCTCCAAGCCGGCTCCGCCGGTGGTCGTGAAAGAGAACACCTACGCCTCGTACGGTCGCGATGACGACGATGAGGCGGACGAATTCGAAGACGGAGATTTCGAAGACGAAGGAGAAACCGCTCAAGGCTCCGGCGAAGGGGGCGAAGAAGGCGATCCCGGCCGCAAGAAGAAGCGCCGTCGCCGTCGTCGCAAAAAGAAGGGCGCCGCTGGTGAAGGGGCTCCCGAAGGGGGAGCCGCTCCGGCCGCTCCTGCGCCTCGTTCCGAAGGTCCGATGGATCGCGGTCCGGGCGGCGGAGGGGGCGGAGGCGGAATGCCGCAGCGGAATTTCCGCGATCGCGGCAACTTCCAGCAGGGTGGCGGAGGCGGTGGCTACCAGGGACGCTACGACCGCGGACCTCAAGGGGGCGGCGGTGGACGCTACCAGCAGGACCGTGGACCGGGCGGCCCCGGCGGGAACCGTTACAACGACCGTCCGCAGCAGCAGCAATACGGCGCCCGTCGTCCTCCCAACCGCGGTGGCATGCCGACCGCCAAGTACCAGCGGAACGCGCCTCCAGTCGATATGGGTGCGGTGCAGACCGGGACTCTGGAAGGGGTCCTCGAACTCCATCCCAAGGGATACGGCTTCCTCCGCGACGCGTCGAACGATTTCGGCGCCCGTGAGACCGACGCCTTCGTCTCCAGCTCGTTCGTCGAGCGGCATCATCTCCGCGAGGGGATTCTGCTGAAGGGTGAAGTCGGACCGGGAAGCCGTGGCCAGGGACCGCGTCTGCTTTCGATCGAGTCGATCGACGGCAAGCCGGTCGAGGACTACGAGGCCCTCAAGCACTTCGACACCTTGACCGCCATCAATCCGTTCGAGCTGATCAAGCTCGAGAGCGGGTCGACGCCGATCAGCATGCGGGTCATGGACCTGCTCTGTCCGATCGGCAAGGGGCAGCGGGCGCTGATCGTCGCTCCGCCCCGCAGCGGTAAGACGATGCTCCTTCAGGACATCGCCAACTCGGTCTCGAAGAACCATCCCGAGATTCACCTCATCGTGCTGCTCATCGACGAGCGGCCCGAGGAAGTGACCGAGATGAAGAAGACGGTTCGGGGCGAGATCATCGCGTCCTCGATGGACCGCGACATCGAGAGCCACGTCCGGATCAGTCAGCTCATCGTCGAACGCGGCAAGCGGATCGCGGAGTCGGGCAAGGACTGCTTCATCCTGCTGGACAGCATCACCCGGACCGCCCGCGCCTTCAACAAGTGGGTCGGCGGCGGCCGCGATGCGAAGATCCAGACCGGTGGTCTCGACGTCCGGGCGATGGAAATCCCCCGCAAGATGTTCGGTACCGCCCGGCGGTTCGAAGAAGGCGGCTCGCTGACCGTCTGTGGAACGTGTCTTGTCGACACGGGAAGCAAGATGGACGACGCGATCTTCCAGGAGTTCAAGGGGACCGGCAACATGGAAATGGTGCTGAGCCGCGACCTGGCCGACCGCCGCATCTGGCCCGCGATCGACATCACGAAGTCCGGCACCCGCCGTGAGGAGAAGCTCCTCTCGCCCGAGGTGTATGACGGGGTGACGATGCTCCGTCGGAGCCTGATCAATATGAACCCGGTCGAGGCGATGGAGCAGCTCAGCCGCACGCTGGCGAAGTTCCCGTCGAACAAGGAGTTCCTCGAGCGGCTGAAGAACATTCTCTAG
- a CDS encoding DUF1549 domain-containing protein has product MGGITSVRLRSQGLVALATGAWLLLLAAPGLSADPLRVSPDSITFQDAYARRQLLIEQGNQDVTRRAEYRSADPAIAEVDAAGYVLPRRVGETTITASSDGVSATVPVKVTALNADRRIDFATEIEPLLTRYSCNSGGCHGKASGQNGFRLSLFGFDPEFDYRALASEARGRRISATAPERSLLLSKATAQVPHGGGRRIEPGSEPHQVLLAWIRSGAPQSAPDVPRVVRVVIEPAERIFAPGGTQQLRVTARYSDGVERDVTRQTDYASNLDIVASVSKEGHVTTSDGTGEATIMARYMGQVAVFRAIRPHGAPLNEIPEFQPLNEIDRLALAKWKKLGLRPSPVCDDATFLRRATIDLAGRLPTVDESRAFLDDAAADKRERLVARLLDAPDYAAYFALKWSAILRNSRLAGADQAAYAFHNWIKDSIAQNRPYDEFVRGIVAASGEWQDAPAINWYWQSRDDQLHTVTADTAQLFLGIRLQCARCHHHPYERWGQGDYFGLAGFYARLGRKSFGQPPPYFSSSQRTTGERNPVTGKELEPKFLDGDVVDLPPEQDPRHALVDWMAKPENPFFAKAYVNRIWGHFFSIGLVNEVDDMRETNPPSNPEILDWLAGEFTRTGFDRKHIARLIAGSRLYQLSADPRPENERDRQNFARFYARRMIAEVLLDAVDQTCGTRTNFGNMSATARAIDLPHEGFGSYFMDTFDRPGRVTVCECERSPGATLAQVLLLGNSDEIENKLADGNGRIAKAQQANVPPETMVEDLYLAAFSRRPTPDERTTALGFLQPATDKRKAAEDLLWTLLNSREFSFNH; this is encoded by the coding sequence ATGGGCGGCATCACATCGGTCCGGCTGCGGTCACAGGGTCTCGTTGCGCTGGCAACCGGGGCCTGGCTTCTCCTTTTGGCGGCGCCCGGCCTGTCCGCCGACCCGCTGCGGGTCTCTCCTGACTCAATCACGTTCCAGGACGCCTACGCCCGCCGGCAACTGCTCATCGAGCAGGGGAACCAGGACGTCACGCGCCGCGCGGAGTACCGCAGCGCCGATCCGGCGATCGCGGAAGTCGATGCGGCCGGCTACGTGCTGCCGCGACGCGTCGGTGAAACGACCATCACGGCGTCGAGCGACGGAGTCTCGGCGACAGTTCCGGTCAAAGTCACGGCTCTCAACGCCGATCGGCGGATCGACTTCGCCACCGAGATCGAACCGCTGCTGACCCGCTACAGCTGCAACTCCGGCGGCTGCCACGGCAAGGCGAGCGGCCAGAACGGGTTCCGGCTCTCGCTCTTCGGGTTCGACCCGGAATTTGACTACCGGGCCCTCGCCTCCGAGGCCCGCGGACGACGGATCTCCGCCACCGCCCCCGAGCGAAGCCTGCTCCTCTCCAAGGCGACGGCCCAGGTCCCCCACGGCGGAGGGCGGCGGATCGAGCCCGGGAGCGAGCCGCACCAGGTTCTGCTGGCCTGGATCCGGTCCGGAGCTCCGCAGTCCGCCCCGGACGTTCCGCGTGTCGTCCGCGTCGTGATCGAACCGGCCGAGCGGATCTTCGCTCCCGGCGGCACGCAGCAGCTCCGGGTCACGGCCCGCTACAGCGACGGCGTCGAGCGGGACGTGACCCGCCAGACCGACTACGCCAGCAACCTCGACATCGTGGCCTCGGTCTCGAAGGAAGGGCATGTCACGACCTCCGACGGGACCGGCGAAGCGACCATCATGGCCCGCTACATGGGGCAGGTCGCGGTCTTCCGCGCCATCCGGCCTCACGGTGCCCCGCTGAACGAGATCCCCGAGTTCCAGCCTCTCAACGAGATCGACCGCCTGGCTCTCGCGAAGTGGAAGAAGCTTGGTCTGCGGCCATCTCCCGTCTGCGACGACGCAACGTTCCTCCGCCGGGCCACGATCGACCTCGCCGGACGGCTGCCGACCGTCGACGAGTCGCGGGCGTTCCTCGACGACGCCGCGGCGGACAAGCGGGAACGGCTCGTCGCGCGGCTCCTCGACGCGCCGGACTACGCCGCCTACTTCGCCCTCAAGTGGAGCGCGATCCTCCGCAACTCGCGGCTCGCCGGCGCCGACCAGGCGGCCTACGCCTTCCACAACTGGATCAAGGACAGCATCGCCCAGAACCGCCCCTACGATGAATTCGTCCGGGGGATCGTGGCCGCTTCGGGAGAATGGCAGGACGCCCCCGCGATCAACTGGTACTGGCAGTCGCGGGACGACCAGCTCCACACCGTGACGGCCGACACCGCTCAGCTCTTCCTGGGAATCCGGCTGCAGTGCGCCCGCTGCCACCACCATCCGTACGAGCGGTGGGGCCAGGGGGACTACTTCGGGCTGGCGGGCTTCTACGCCCGGCTCGGACGGAAGAGCTTCGGCCAGCCGCCGCCGTACTTCAGCTCCAGCCAGCGGACGACCGGCGAGCGGAATCCGGTCACCGGGAAGGAACTCGAACCGAAGTTCCTCGACGGCGATGTCGTCGACCTCCCGCCCGAGCAGGACCCGCGGCACGCCCTCGTCGACTGGATGGCGAAGCCCGAGAACCCGTTCTTTGCCAAGGCCTATGTGAACCGGATCTGGGGACACTTCTTCTCGATCGGCCTCGTCAACGAGGTCGACGACATGCGGGAGACCAATCCCCCCTCGAACCCCGAGATTCTCGACTGGCTGGCGGGGGAGTTCACCCGGACCGGGTTCGACCGCAAGCACATCGCCCGCCTGATCGCCGGGAGCCGGCTCTATCAGCTCAGCGCCGACCCGCGGCCGGAGAACGAACGGGACCGCCAGAACTTTGCCCGGTTCTACGCCCGGCGGATGATCGCGGAAGTCCTCCTCGATGCGGTCGACCAGACCTGCGGCACGCGGACGAACTTCGGCAACATGAGCGCCACCGCAAGGGCGATCGACCTGCCGCACGAGGGGTTCGGCTCCTACTTCATGGACACCTTCGACCGCCCCGGCCGCGTCACCGTCTGCGAGTGCGAGCGATCGCCGGGGGCGACACTCGCCCAGGTTCTCCTGCTGGGGAACTCGGACGAGATCGAGAACAAGCTCGCCGATGGCAACGGCCGGATCGCCAAGGCCCAGCAGGCGAATGTCCCCCCGGAAACGATGGTTGAAGACCTGTACCTGGCCGCCTTCAGCCGCCGCCCGACCCCGGATGAGCGGACGACCGCCCTCGGTTTCCTCCAGCCGGCCACCGACAAACGGAAGGCCGCCGAAGACCTGTTGTGGACGCTGCTGAATTCGCGTGAGTTCAGCTTCAATCACTAA
- a CDS encoding arylsulfatase B, with translation MRSCLAWSAALFLMSLAGCLSAADPAAPARPNILLIVADDLGWSDVGWHGGFSKTPRMDALVREGIELDQHYVQPVCTPTRTALLSGRYPGRFGPQALAPSNLRAMPLGTVTLAAALKSLGYATFQAGKWHLGGRPEWGPNAYGFDHGYGTLTGAADPWTHKYRAGHPYEDTWHRDGRLFREEGNATELIAAEAVRRIEERRGPWFLYVPFHAVHTPVDAPDEFKRLYDGVRFDPDPAKHDSRLRMAAMVSQLDAKIGSLVDALERTGQRDNTLIVFTSDNGGIESLKNAYAGKVGDSPLNSENDPLRGQKNTLFEGGIRVCAFANWPGRLKPGRATAPMHAVDWFPTLAGLVGYVPPNDLRWDGIDQWPMLTGQTMKAEPRTLYIAMQNGNAALRYGDWKLIAQGRKSLLFDLGKDPYETRDVAAEHSEVVEDLTERLKGQRALDNPVLPEDLKGLPH, from the coding sequence ATGCGATCCTGTCTGGCGTGGTCCGCGGCGCTGTTCCTGATGAGTCTGGCCGGCTGCCTGTCGGCTGCGGATCCGGCGGCTCCCGCGCGGCCGAACATCCTGCTCATCGTGGCGGACGATCTCGGCTGGAGCGACGTCGGCTGGCACGGCGGGTTCTCGAAGACGCCGCGGATGGACGCCCTCGTCCGGGAGGGGATCGAGCTGGACCAGCACTACGTCCAGCCGGTCTGCACGCCGACCCGGACCGCGCTCCTCAGCGGGCGTTACCCGGGGCGGTTCGGTCCGCAGGCGTTGGCTCCCAGCAACCTGCGGGCGATGCCGCTCGGAACCGTGACCCTGGCCGCGGCTCTCAAGTCGCTCGGATACGCCACCTTTCAGGCGGGGAAGTGGCACCTCGGAGGACGGCCGGAGTGGGGGCCGAACGCCTACGGCTTCGACCACGGCTACGGCACCCTGACCGGGGCGGCGGATCCCTGGACGCACAAGTACCGGGCCGGACATCCGTACGAAGACACGTGGCATCGCGACGGCCGCCTGTTCCGCGAGGAGGGGAACGCGACGGAGCTGATTGCCGCGGAGGCGGTGCGGCGGATCGAGGAGAGGCGCGGCCCCTGGTTCCTCTACGTTCCGTTCCACGCAGTCCATACTCCGGTCGACGCGCCCGACGAGTTCAAGCGGCTCTATGACGGCGTGCGGTTCGATCCGGACCCGGCGAAGCACGATTCACGGCTGCGGATGGCGGCGATGGTCTCGCAGCTCGACGCGAAGATCGGGTCCCTGGTCGACGCCCTGGAGCGGACCGGGCAGCGGGACAACACGCTCATCGTCTTCACGAGTGACAACGGCGGGATCGAGTCGCTCAAGAACGCCTACGCCGGCAAAGTCGGGGACTCGCCGCTCAACAGCGAGAACGACCCTCTCCGGGGGCAGAAGAACACGCTCTTCGAGGGAGGGATCCGGGTCTGCGCGTTTGCCAACTGGCCGGGACGTCTCAAGCCGGGCCGCGCGACCGCGCCGATGCATGCGGTCGACTGGTTCCCGACGCTCGCCGGGCTCGTCGGCTATGTCCCGCCGAATGACCTTCGCTGGGACGGGATCGACCAGTGGCCGATGCTGACGGGACAGACGATGAAGGCGGAGCCCCGGACGCTCTACATCGCCATGCAGAACGGCAACGCCGCGCTGCGGTATGGCGACTGGAAGCTGATTGCCCAGGGGCGGAAGTCACTGCTGTTTGATCTCGGGAAGGATCCGTACGAGACGCGGGACGTGGCGGCGGAGCATTCCGAGGTTGTGGAGGATCTGACGGAGCGGCTGAAGGGGCAAAGGGCCCTGGACAATCCGGTGTTGCCGGAGGATCTGAAAGGTCTTCCGCACTAG
- the accC gene encoding acetyl-CoA carboxylase biotin carboxylase subunit — translation MFNRILIANRGEIALRVMRACKELGIQTVAVFSEADRGAHYLSMADEAFCIGPAQASESYLRVDRIISAAEVGNVDAIHPGYGFLSENYLFAEQCRAANIEFIGPPHDAMHALGDKVAARRIARKAKVPTVPGSEGLVESEEEAVRVAKEIGYPVLIKATAGGGGKGIRPAMDEKMLRVELKAAANEAEKAFKNGGVYIEKFVQKPRHVEVQLIGDQHGNVLHLWERDCTMQRKHQKLIEESPAPNLPQKIREQLCEAAVRLAKTAGYYNAGTCEFIVDQENNFYFIEVNARIQVEHPVTEQVTGIDLIKSQILVAAGEKLPMKQREIGQYGHAIEVRINAEDPDNGFRGCPGTITKLRVPGGFGVRFDSHVHEGYKITPYYDSMIGKLIVHKQDRAEAIKTTKRALDEFVVEGIKTSIPMARRILDTTVFNEGTGDTKYVERELLK, via the coding sequence ATGTTCAATCGCATCCTGATCGCCAACCGCGGGGAAATCGCTCTGCGGGTCATGCGGGCCTGCAAGGAACTCGGCATCCAGACCGTCGCCGTCTTCAGCGAGGCGGACCGCGGGGCCCACTACCTGAGCATGGCGGACGAGGCGTTCTGCATCGGCCCCGCGCAGGCGAGCGAGAGCTACCTGCGGGTCGACCGGATCATCAGCGCCGCCGAAGTCGGCAACGTCGACGCGATCCACCCCGGATATGGCTTCCTCTCGGAGAACTACCTCTTCGCCGAGCAGTGCCGGGCGGCCAACATCGAGTTCATCGGCCCGCCGCACGACGCGATGCACGCCCTCGGTGACAAGGTCGCGGCCCGCCGCATCGCCCGGAAGGCGAAGGTCCCGACCGTTCCCGGCAGCGAAGGGCTCGTCGAGAGCGAAGAGGAAGCGGTCCGGGTCGCGAAGGAAATCGGCTACCCGGTCCTGATCAAGGCGACAGCCGGCGGCGGGGGCAAAGGCATCCGCCCCGCCATGGACGAGAAGATGCTCCGCGTCGAGCTGAAGGCCGCGGCCAACGAGGCCGAGAAGGCGTTCAAGAACGGCGGGGTCTACATCGAGAAGTTCGTCCAGAAGCCGCGGCACGTCGAAGTCCAGCTCATCGGCGACCAGCACGGCAATGTGCTGCACCTGTGGGAACGCGACTGCACGATGCAGCGGAAGCACCAGAAGCTGATTGAAGAGAGCCCGGCGCCGAACCTGCCGCAGAAGATTCGCGAGCAGCTCTGCGAAGCGGCCGTCCGGCTGGCGAAGACCGCCGGCTACTACAACGCCGGAACGTGCGAGTTCATCGTCGATCAGGAGAACAACTTCTACTTCATCGAGGTCAACGCCCGGATCCAGGTCGAGCACCCGGTGACGGAGCAGGTGACCGGGATCGACCTGATCAAGTCGCAGATCCTCGTCGCGGCGGGCGAGAAGCTGCCGATGAAGCAGAGGGAGATCGGGCAGTACGGCCACGCGATTGAGGTCCGGATCAACGCCGAGGACCCGGACAACGGCTTCCGCGGCTGTCCGGGAACGATCACGAAGCTCCGCGTCCCCGGCGGCTTTGGCGTGCGGTTCGATTCGCATGTCCACGAAGGCTACAAGATCACGCCGTACTACGACTCGATGATCGGCAAGCTGATCGTTCACAAGCAGGACCGGGCCGAGGCGATCAAGACGACGAAGCGGGCTCTCGACGAGTTCGTCGTGGAAGGGATCAAGACCTCGATCCCGATGGCCCGCCGGATCCTCGACACGACGGTCTTCAACGAAGGGACCGGCGACACGAAGTACGTCGAGCGCGAGCTGCTCAAGTAG